One window of the Terriglobales bacterium genome contains the following:
- a CDS encoding DHHA1 domain-containing protein has translation EIKRLTKELDRARMKSASASVAATDDQVRLVAGVKVLAQRVENLDRSQMRVLVDNLRQKLGSGVVVLGSVADGKVALIVGVTKDLVERLPAGKIIGPVAKVVGGSGGGRPDLAEAGGKDPEALDAALAEVYSVVESLLK, from the coding sequence GAGATCAAGCGGCTCACCAAGGAGTTGGACCGGGCGCGGATGAAGTCGGCCTCGGCGTCGGTGGCGGCCACGGACGACCAGGTGCGGTTGGTCGCGGGCGTCAAGGTGCTGGCGCAGCGCGTGGAGAACCTCGACCGGTCGCAGATGCGCGTGCTGGTGGATAACCTGCGTCAGAAGCTGGGCTCGGGCGTGGTGGTGCTGGGCTCGGTCGCCGACGGGAAAGTCGCGCTCATTGTCGGAGTCACCAAGGACCTGGTGGAGCGCCTCCCGGCGGGCAAGATCATCGGCCCGGTGGCGAAGGTAGTGGGCGGCTCGGGCGGCGGGCGTCCCGACCTGGCCGAGGCCGGCGGCAAGGATCCGGAAGCTCTGGACGCGGCGCTGGCCGAGGTGTATTCGGTGGTCGAGTCCCTACTGAAGTAG